GTTATTCTAAAATAAGTCTGAAGTAAACTGATTAATGCTACAGAGAACAGGTCAGAGAGAATCTGATAGGCTACAGCCTGTAATcgatttttatttccatttaaacCGTTGGAACATTTATACAAATAAACACTAATATTGAACCTGACAGTAGAAATCTAACAATATAAATATTGAAATTCTCTCTATATCAGTCATAAACAACATCTATTTGTCAGAATTTATTGGAAAAATCCCTATTACATTGACTTCTATATGAGCATGACTATAGGTTAGATACTGTATACTGGATGTGACGGCACAATTTACGCACCGTTTTCAGTGCAAAAGTCCTACACATGTGATAAGGCAAAAAACTTTctataaagattaaaaactaTACAAACACTGTTTAAATAGAGAAAAGTTTTGCACAGTTTACGCTGACATAATCTATAGGAAGGCCTACACGGGTATACAAAACACATTGGTCCCAGTATAGATTGGCTAGTAGAATAATCCTTCATACTTTACCTTGAGGAAGGATTCAAGAACACCCCAAACTAAAGCATCTGATCAAAAAGTTCTCCGCAATCATTCATTCATGTGAACAATTGAATGGCTACAATTATAGTATAGGCAGCACAGGCTATAATTATGATGATTATTTCAATTATCTCGGTCTCCTCTGCTCCATCCCATTAGGCAGAAATCCTGCAATGATCGGTACCGGCCATATGAGAGCAGCAACACTCCACACAATGATGACCAAAGTCATGAAACAAGCCACAAGTGTCGACTCGATGGGTTTTCTGTTCAGCCTCCAACTTTTGTCCCCCTTCAGCTCGTCGAGGCTGAAATCCACGCAGCAGAAAGTGACTTGATCCCCGCTCTGCTGGCCCCGCAGCCGGCCCTGACCGAACCTCCGGTACCGGGACATCCCGCAGCCGACGCACAGCCGCAGTTCCTGCTGACCCCCGGTGACCCCGAGGTGCTCGATGACAACCGGGGAGATCGCCCGGTTGAAGGAGGCGGAGAAAAAAGCCCTGCCGTGGTTGTTGGTGGTGTAGATGAGCACGTCGCACTGGAAGCCGAAGCTGCTGTCCCAGCGCGCCACCAGCGAGGTGGGCAGCAGCCGCTGGACGCTCACGTTGCACTGGGACAGAGTCTGCAGGGAGGAGGCGTCGGCCGAGGCGTCGCTCTCCTCCACGGACCTCTTGGAGAAGCGCACGTCCACCTCCAGGTTGGCCAGGAACCTGTTGGAGGAGTTGATGGGCGGCAGCAGCAGGTCATCGTCGCTCCATCCCTGGCATCGCGGGAGAAGTGCGGCCGCGGCGGTCAGAGCCAGCAGGAGAGTCGTGGAGTTGTTCAGCATGGCACAGGGCGCGTCTCTCCTGCTCGCATGGTGCTGTGACGATCCGCGGCGGACGGAGATGTGCAATGTTTGAAAACGCCAGTCgctggtgatttttaaaaacgcAGCTCCCCGCGGAGAGATTCAATTCCCTGCCCGCCCGGTAGAAATGGAAATGTCCAAAGCCTGTCACATGCGCGcgtctccctcctccctccctctggaTGTTTTCCTCCCGTCTTGTTCTCCGAATGCTGTGGTCGCCGTACAGGAGGATCTGAGCTGCTGCTCCGAGCTCCACCGACTCTCTGCCACTTCAGGTGTGAGCGCAGAGACCAAAACACAGAGGAGCAGCGAGGGGAGCGTCTCCAGTGCGCAGGGACAGAAGACACATCTTCCAGTCAATAATACCGACTTGCACATGCTCAGTAAAACTTTCTCAATAGGCAAGATGCCCAAATAATGACAGTTTTGAAAAGAACATCCAGTACAGTCTTGGCCTGGCTGTCTGTTGGTACGAAACTGAATTCTTTCAACCAGTTTTTATCTGTGGAAAGGAAGATAGCTGACAGGTTGTAGTCAGATTGCAGAGAGAATCCTGTGTATGCAATCTGtagtcagtttttttctgtccatctCACATGAGCACAGCCACAACCAGGATTTTAGAAACACAGAGGTCAACAGGTCCCCTGGTGCAGCTTCATGTGTCCACTGGGGTCATTCTGATCACACGCTACAGAGAAATGCTCTAAGATTTGTTTTCATAGTTTACATTTGTCacatattcaatattttttttgtaatgtcgCCTCACAATagtgcattgaaaaaaaaccttgGACTTGTGATATGAGTACTTGTAAAATCCCATTTATAaccagaaatgacacatttttctgtgaaCAAAACTGACTGTTGCAAATGCTGAAGGCTTCCAGAACAGAATTCTGCCGGGGATGCAGTGAATCCTTTGTCTAGGAATTATTTTGCTCGCTTACACTTAATCAAGTTTAAATATACTGAAACGAACATCGTGATCACTCAATGAATACACATTGTTTTAAGCTattctgtgtcagtgtgtgctGAATGGTTGGTGTCAGTCCATGAACATTTGCACCTTTGCAACATCGATCACATTACCCTGCACATAGAAAAATTTCTATTTCACTGTGGTGCCACATGAATGCATTCAATGTGCCTTatgaatattttgcacattgaaTTGACTctgcattgtcttttttttctgcatgtccAAGAATTTGTGCAAAATCACTACTTCTGCCTCATGGAAAGATCTGTGCTGTGTCAGTATTTTTCTACATGTAGAATAACCCTGTGCaatattttccacttttttgtAGAATATTGAcagtacatttttatatttcttgtctattttttatttttctacttatgtccctacatttttgcactatcCCCTTCCCTGCTGTAACATTGCAAATTGCCCCACAGTTGGATTAATAGACTTATCTTATCTTGGTATCCAGAGGAAGAATCCTACTAACTCTTTCCACTATTGAAAGTTTCCGcttattttgtgaaatattccaatacaacacaacagacGTTTATGGTCTGTGAGTCAGAGCGAAATATCTCAACAGATGTTAAATGATTCACCATGAAATATTCTGCACACATTCAAGCCTCCTTcaggataaaatgaaataactttGGTGATTCTCCTGCATTTCCTGCATCGTGACACGATGAGCTAAAAAAATTGTCACTTTGGATACGACCTCAGTGTCCTCAGAGGGTGCAACAGGTCATGTAAGATGTAAGGACAGATATACAGATGACCTGTTTTCTGCTGAGAATAATGCACGGCttaatttattcttctttattctaTTTCTGTATGCTTAATGAGTATTTGTGGCTTTGATGTCAGCAAAGGCCACTAAACTGAGACACATGATGGGATCGCAGATTACAGCAACGTCATACCAATGACTTTGACTGATGTTTCATTTGATCTAAAAGATAAGAAGTTAATCTGCAACCTGTGCAGGAGAGATTACCTTCTGaacctttatttattcagaACAGATTAAACAAATTCAGCCTGAATGATGgccaattcaattcagttttatgtaatttataGCAGTAGTATTAGTCATATCAAGGTGCTTCACACAGtaagactctacaatattatattatagaaaaaaaaaatccaacagttCCCCTTGAATAAACTGGAGAAGAAATCTCCGGCAGAGCCAGGCTCATGGAAGGCAGACGTCTGCCTTGACCAGTCAGGGTGAGGGTGAAGGGTCACTGGAGCAGCAGGGGTGCTGGTGCCTTGCTCAAAAGCACCTCATCTTttgaaaaagtaaaagcaaacGCTGGTCTCTCACTTCCTCACCAAGATTTGTCATATCAGCCCAGATTCTGCCCAAATGTCCGTGCATATGCTCATTCTCTTAAGTCATAATTCTTGGAAAGTGTTAAAAgttcatttgtcatttgaaaGTATTTCCCTTCACTCACTCATAAGGCTCCCATATTGCTGGTGGTGTCACAGCTTTCTCTGCAACAATACAAGGCCATGTTTCAGACAAAATGTTCCCATGCAAAACACTATCATTCATgtgtcatctttttaaaaattcagtctTAAAAACAGCTATTCTGCACAATGTATACAAGACAAGCTACTATAGTTACCTGTAGTGACACATTGTAGGTGAGCAGAAAAGACTGTTAGCTCTATTCTGTAATGTAATTACATGACAGAACCTGCAATTCAACACACTGAGGTTCAAAAGTAATAGCTTCTGAGTGCTTATGATGAAGTCAGACTCTTGAATTCTTATAtcactttgttttctctttcagatGCTTTCACTCCAAGTGTGTCATTTTCTAAACAGTCTGATAGAAATAGAGCAATTTCTCTCAGTGAGTTGCAAAGAATCTGGTTTGGTTGCAGTTGttcaaaaaaatatagatatattgcatgtgtttgttttaatttcttGTATGTTTATAGCATCTATTTAGACAAAGTTAAACCCAACAGCCCATAATCCCTCCACTTGTTTGTTCATCTGCTCTCCGCTCTGCAAGCTTTCTGTATGTTGTTTCTCTCGACCATATTGTGCACCCgggaggaagccagacacaTCAATAAACATGTGCTTCTGCTGTgcggcagcagcaggaggttTCGTACACGGTGTGCATCACCTGGCTGCAGCAACCGAAGCCGAAGAGGATACAATCACCCCCCTACCACTCCCCCGCCCTGCCCTCTCTGTGTTTTGGATCCAGACACTTTATCGCAAACAGCAAATCTGATTACAATTACAGCCGGGGACACAGCTGTGGATAATCTCAGTGTTGCAGGGCTCTAatgataatttaaatattaggacAAGTGGTTGAACACCTGGTCAGTTTTTGGCGAGGAGCTTGTGGGGTTGTGGCTGAGGCTCAAATCACACTGAATTCAAAAAAATGATGTTTATGCAACTCAGAGTTGAACTGGATTCAACCTGATGAGGCCACAACTGACCTTTCTCATCCTTTCACCCGTCAAAGCACGTTCAAATGATCCTTATTTCACACATAACTTTTGCGAaatgttgttgtatttgttcCACCATTCACTATTGAaggtttaatctttaaaaacatcCAGGTAtgaattgtgatattttgtatctttgtctgtggtgagtgtgtgtgtttatctacAGTCTCAGAGTTGGTATGATATATGCATACCAACTGTTACAAAAATGCTGAGACTCACTCAAGTGAAAATCAAGGTTTTACCTTGTTAATATGcccatatgatgttttttatatgctagaaggtATCATGACTGAGCTTTTTCGCCTGAAACCAATGAAAGTCTCAAAAGCACACGATTAAACCTTGGGGTTTGATACATAATAGACCCGAGGAACCAATTGGTTTTTAGTTTGAACATGAACATCACTCCCAGTATAGCTTAGAATAGTGTTCCAGCAGAGTCGTACAGTCTTTTGTAAGCAACTTTAATTTGATCAAAAATGATTTTCCCCACAACCTGCTGGCTGGTCTTCATCCAAACAACCCATAACACAAATAATGACTTATTTGTAATGCAATCCTTGCCACAGCAGCAACCCAACACTGAGTTGTAGCATTCTAATGCTGTCAGGCTTGTTGTTCCTTTGTCAGAAAATTACCCAGACTGATTATATTTTATCCATGTTTTAAGACTACAATGTGCACACTTACAATAAAAGTGGAAGTGCAGCAGTAAATTGTCAAGTAGACCTACACTTAATTCTAGAAAAAAGTTCTTCAGTTATTAGTGGTTTCTCCAGAAACCTCTTTGAATAGTTAAAGGTTGATCTAGGAACCCTGCAAGCCAGCAAAGTTCCTTGAATATGCCCAGGGTTCCTTGAGGTGCTCCTAATTCCTAGAGAGTAGGTGAGCTGCTGTACTAGAAGAAGAGACACTGTAGCCATTCTAAAGGTAGGAAGGGATGAGTTTTAAGGAGTTTAACTAACAACTGGACAGGGACATTAAACAATATAATACATCTAAACGCAACAGGATAAAAAATTAGATCTCTAATTAATCAAATCAACAGATATCTGACCCTTTCTGGACACTCAAGGCTTCATAAAGGTGCAGTCACTTTGTTTTCTACAGATGCTGCTCTCATCCTGAAGAGGCTGTAGATACCATCTCCATTTCTCAATCACTTAACCTTCCATGCATCCTGCCCCTGTGACCATTTTTTAAGGAGTGATATGGCATTGACAGGGGAATTAATTATGCTTTCTGCCTAATATCTTATATATAATGCATCAGAAGAAGATAATAAGCTATTGACAGAATGCGGTCATTGACCAGAAGCAAAATCGTGATGAATTATTCCGTTTCATCTCTGCTGGCTGGGAAACATGAATGCCACGTGTATGAATCACTTTCTTCTGTGCTGtttaaatggtgtaatttgctCTCGAAGGCCTGCCTCCATGTATTTGATGTGAGGGCCGGCTGAAGTGAAAGACGCTTTGGCCTCAATTTGCACCTGAAAGCACCTCGTCCTCTTGTCCTCTTTTTAATTACGACGGCGTATTTTGACTCAAcctttctgctttaaaacaaTCATTTAGTTTGTTCCCTTCTTGTACACTCAGACATCTCTCTGGCAAACACTCCCACACGTTTCCAAATGCTGGTCCCTCTGCATCAGATACGCTCCAGACAATGTAGTGGCGAACTgagcaataaaatgtaaatgacttTCGTGTTCATTAATTAtgctataaaaatgtaaattgctTTGGAGACAAAAATGCAAATGGACTAAGATAAAAGTCTCTTCTGCTAAAGGAAATTGTGTGAAAGGTTCATTTTCTCAAAATGCATCTCTTTAGTCAGGAAACCAAACGGAAACTCCTGGCTGGCCTTTATCAGCTCCCTGTTGGATCAGATGCTGTTATCCAACCCACTGGCTCTCACACACAACCGACTTAATTAGAAGTTGAGGATTGGCTACATGCATCCCCATAGCCACAGTGTCAAAGCTCTTGTTTTATATCTGAGCCTGGTGAATCcccctgtctgtctgctctggTCCTGTCACACCACCAATCACTTGCCAGGCCTTATCACCACGGCAACAAAACAGCGGTTTCCCTAGAAGCAGGGAAGTAGAGGGATGTCCgctgacaaagaaacacacagccTGTTTAGTTGGTAATAAGTATGAAAGTCATAACATCAATGTgagtgttgtcatgtgttgtcaGAACTGCAGGAGATCAGAAAAGTTGCAAATATTCGTGTTGCGTTCGGGGGGAAAGCAATCCACAGGACAGATTATATcgcagagctgcagcagagagtTTCCTCGTCTCTCATTCCTCCTCTGAAGAAGCAATTCTGGTCAGAGGCAGCCTGCTCAGGTGGGAAACACTGGTGATCTGCAAAGAGCTGGAGACAAACTGTGACATCGAGGCAGCACTGTAGCACAACACAGAAGTGGATGTGATATATCTGTTAAATTCAGGCTCTGAGCCTGAACACACTGAACATTTGAAACATAGTATACATCCTTTGTTTATTCATCTGGAGGAGTTTGTGAAAGCTGAATTTGGATTATCAtaaaatttttaacaaaatgttttaaagatgtGGACATTTCCAGAATGTGAAGGTCTAACAAAGGATGCTACTGAGTTGCATTATGGGAACTATCGTGCCCAGGATTTTTTGGATGTTTACATAGtcaaagtccatccatccatccatccatccatccagccatccatccatccagccatccatccatccatccatccatccatccagccatccatccagccatccataaaaagtaaagaagcaaaaactcCTTAAATATcctagcatgtttttttttaagtgttttgtgaTATTACTGGATTGTCATGCATTAACATATAAGCactattttaatgttgtagTCGATCACTGTGGAGCTAAATTAAACACTAATTGACTGTTGGCTGATTGAATCCATAATTATGCATCATCATCTGTTTTAAATAAGGACTTTAATCTGAAACATAACTACTAAACATGAGTGCTTCAGTAGTTAGATATGTTATAATGATTTCATCGTTTTTAATAAGTGGACACAGGATTCTCTGTAAATGAGTACTGAGCGGACTATCCAGTAAATTTAATTGAACCAGCAgcaattcaaataaatgtagagaataaaaaaatctgtttttgactCACCTGAGCTGTAGAAACAACTGTGCTTCAATTCTGTACTTTCAACTCATGTCGAAATATTAGGTACATACGCTGcacaattttattcataatatGATGTGATTTATTCCATTCAGAGTTTCATAAAGTCTCAATCTCACTGCGAGCTTTCTAATTTAGAGCAATTAAAATGCTCGTGAACACATAGAAATTAAATTCTAACTTGAGGACATAACAAGATGACAATTTAGGAACTCATTGTTTCCTGTCTTAATCAGATTCCCATCCCAGTTTCACTTTGTATGAGTGCATCTAGGAGGCTGCAGAGGGATCTGGGTCTGCACACGTTACGCACTAATTAGCAGCATTAATTACTAAGGAGAAACCAGGCAAAGTGGATGGGGACCCAGAGAGAGAGTTAACAAATGTGTAGTTTTGTTCAACTGCTTGTCTGTTGCAGAATCTGCATTTTAGCTCTCAGATGAGGAAAAAGTCACGAGGAAAATTAGAAAGATGGAGCTGGATGGTGGGAGCTCCCAGCAGATTGTTTTAGATCCTCCACCATGTTCTGTCTGAGGCCTTCCATGAGCGCAGGTAAGTGAAGGACACGTGAGGCCGTCGATGTGAAATAGGCCCTGAAAATAACATCACACTTATCAGGGCTTCCTGAACCTCGGTCAGCGGCGTGCGGAGACCCATCAGACTTCCTCCTCGTTGGCAGCTGAGATGGTGTGAGATTGCTTCTCAGTGGCACCACCGGCCCACTCCTCATCCAGGCGGATTGTGAATCACACACACCCGTAAAAGGTCACCTTGGACAGGTAAAGACAAGTCAGCCCCCGACTCCCCTCATCTGCTTTCCAGCGAACACTTTGCTGCTCCGGCGGCTCCGTGTGCTCGTTTGtcatctggttctctgctggtgaAATGCAATCGTCCTCCAAAACAGGGAGCGAGCAGGTGATTACCGTGGGTTGTTTGTCACGGTGGGAACAAGGAGGCGGCTGTGGGTGGAAAAAAGAGGATGATTGGTTGCTTTCAAAAGTGATTTGTTTGAGAAACAACAGAAGGCCTGCTTGTACCTGGGACTCTATGTAGGTCCAACCAAATATAGCTCATTAAAGCACTTTGCCATGAAACTGAGGAACGATGccatcagtttttaaaaagatgttaaTTAGGGAAAAATACAAAGAAGTGGAGCAGTGAGACAAAGCTGGCAACTGGAGAGAGGATGAGACTTTCACAGAGCTGAGtccatgttttatttcagtggGGTTTTTTCTCCACAGATTTCCAGCAATAAGCTGCCTTTGTTCACCCAGACGCTCCCTGAGGACACCGAGCCTCCATCTGCTGCTCTTATATGATACCTAACTATCATTTTTCCTACATATCACATTGCTGGAGgaccattattttaaaaatattaacctAGAACAACCAAATATCATTCAGTACACTCCACATAACATTTAATGAGTTCTTATTCTATCAAGTGCATCACTTAAAGACcctgtaaacacattttctagGTTTCCAATCAGGATTTTCCTTAATATTTTTGAtactgcacatttttatttgatagAGGCAGTAGAGATACAGGTCAGAAAGTGTAAAGAGAGTGTAAGGGGCTACAATATGCAATAATAAAGGTCCTCCACTGGATTAGAAAATTGCAGTTCTGTGCGATGCATCCTAATCAACAGGCCACCACATGCTCTGCAGGATTTTGTGGTATTTGAATCAAAATGTGTGTGACAGTTGTGATGTTGCCAGGCAACAGTTGAAGACAAACACTGTGATAAATACAGCCAAGTTCTAGCAGTAATGGACTGTTttacccccccaaaaaagtaGTTGTGGATCTTAAAGATTAAAGACTCAATAATGGTGTATGTCTGCAATTTCACAAATTAGATTTGCAGCAACTACTGATTTCTACTACTGAGTTACTGTTAATATAGTGACAATGCTAGAGAAACAGAGTATATCATTGGAAAATCCAGTTGGAGTATTAAGCAGAAAGcctcatattttactgttattattataggAACAAGAAAGAGAgtgagaagaaaataaaacatgctcaagcaataaatgactcaaaaacagtaTACAGAGAGAAATTGTAGGAAGATACAAGAAATATCTTAATAAAGTTGGTGTGCAGAGTAGTGTGAAAGATGCCTAGTATgtagaaattgtaaaaatgtaaatagtaaaatatctatagcatgtagagccaccatttctTCAAGACACTTGGAGACCGCTGTACATATTAATTCcaggttttattatttataactgtcatactgcacaagagacattctgagttctctctccttctagtcacggttgtgctgtttccatagaggtgcagagcttcatattgcagtgaaaaatgaacccagtgagtgaaaatgggacaaaagcacccagaaactgcttgttgTTCAGAGAGTTGACTCCTCACAcctttgtgttttgtcatgtggTCACAAACCTCTTAATCCATGCTGTGACATACAGTAAATTCACTGCAAGCCCTTACTCACAAAAACGCTTACTGGTCATGAGCATGTTCTGAACTACAGCTCAAACCTGTGTTTTCAGATGAGAAAAGGTAACATCGTGTTCGTGTTCAGATAGAAGCTCCTGTGATTGAATCCCTGGACTGCCTGCGGCCTTTTTCTGagtggagtttgtatgttcttcttgtgcctgcgtgggtttttttctggctccggcttcctcccacagtccaaagacatgcatgagATGTTAActaatgattctaaattggctgtaggtgtgaggatgcatggttgtctgtcttcttttttgtttgtattagaCTGGCCACCTGTCAAAGTTGTCACCCTAAAGGCTCCAGCTGCCACACATGACCCTCCACAGGATaaacacatataaaaaaatggatggattttcATATTCACACTGTCCTTCATGCTCAGCTGCTTTAAATCTGTTCTAAAGCAGAGCTACGGTCAATAGTTGCATTGACTCTAAGCAGGGAAGCATTTCAATAAATCCAGGCCAGGAAAAGAGCTTCTGTTGTCCTCATTGCACCTTTTCATCCATCATGTGGTTTTATATACACCGTGGTGATATTTTCCTCGTAAAACAGAGCAATAAACAAATTTTACGATCAAGCATTCACATGAAGCCGAGACGAAAGAgcatattttccccaaatttccaGGATTTCAGCGGAAAATTTTGCACAAACTGCCATTCAGCAGCACCTGCAGCCCTCAGTGACATACTGTAGTGGCGAGGAAGTGAGATTCATTTATCAGGGACCCTCTTTATCTGCAGACTGATCTGTGGCTGTATGAGGAGAGTTAGCGTCTCCACTGTGCCACAATTCCATTTCCCTCTCATTCCTCGTCTGCAGCCACATCCTGTTGTGCCCTGGGCAGAGGCGACCATTTAGCTCTGATATACGACTGCAGGCCGAAGCAAAGCCCCAGGTTTAGCTCACTGACGTCACAGAGGAATTTTCTTTATCTCCTGCTAATGATATCCTACCCTCCTTCTTCTCAATGACTCTCACTTCTTCCCTCGTTCAGCGCTTCAGTCTGCACGTTGGATCAAAGTTTAGAGTTCTTAGGAAAAAAAGACTGATGAGACgctgcctcctcctcatcatcactgTCCTCCTCAGCGCCGCTctgtgatgaagatgagagtgagTGGTGGTGCTTTCTCAGTCAGCAATCACTTtatgctggaaattggcatcaAAGAAATAGTGGTTCTCCGAGAAAATCACATGAAAGGCCCTCCTGAGGATACTGTAGTTGCAGAGCTGCTGGCAGAAAATGTGTGTCGTGGAATTACTTCACTCAGGTTTCTGCTTATATGGAGATGGATTTGAGTTTCATTACTTTGACTTGAGTTATGTATGACATGAGAAGATAAAGCAAGAAACAAGAAAGCTCAAAAAGCTTTTCTCTGTGGCCCTTCATGGCAGAGATCTTTTTAAAGTCTCTCTCTGGTCATTcattaaacccctaaaacctCCTCTCTGTGTATCAGTTACAAATTTAGAAGTTTTCTCCAGGAAATTAACCCCATCATGCCTTAAAGTGGCTTAAATGTAACGCGACACTGCTGCTTTAATGAGATTGTGCAGATCTATTATATCTCTGCTTCTCTTTCCACCCACATATCTGCCACTTGTTGCAGc
This genomic stretch from Amphiprion ocellaris isolate individual 3 ecotype Okinawa chromosome 9, ASM2253959v1, whole genome shotgun sequence harbors:
- the LOC111574027 gene encoding transmembrane protein 158, encoding MLNNSTTLLLALTAAAALLPRCQGWSDDDLLLPPINSSNRFLANLEVDVRFSKRSVEESDASADASSLQTLSQCNVSVQRLLPTSLVARWDSSFGFQCDVLIYTTNNHGRAFFSASFNRAISPVVIEHLGVTGGQQELRLCVGCGMSRYRRFGQGRLRGQQSGDQVTFCCVDFSLDELKGDKSWRLNRKPIESTLVACFMTLVIIVWSVAALIWPVPIIAGFLPNGMEQRRPR